The following proteins come from a genomic window of Coffea arabica cultivar ET-39 chromosome 11c, Coffea Arabica ET-39 HiFi, whole genome shotgun sequence:
- the LOC113717090 gene encoding protein OBERON 3-like has protein sequence MMKEKENSSESENKNQNKNIISEEKGKNNENPDVKNGFLDKGIAFLRESSEKIMRNFEGSGSVSGVPCESRKSGNSGAQELTLSYLCENAKDGGASGKNLFDKIGCNGVGGSYKGKEIVVSEDQNEENNRWVERDFLRLNENRGISCKREVEENGENEVEIREKKPRMETLNLSLALPDVSLSLAGSNRVQNGDHTIQNGDFPSRLRSSRSVQSLEPANNITRTTTTYSNDFSAASMSYSYSHPYSHNPSCSLTRNSTEYYEYSTGSHRRDCDQIWNAGEGTNGSVHSRFRPIGDGTLALSNPGPGGVTLGNCVVNKDTGNNSIHRATSSDNISFFPSELPARPRLDAQSGDSRGRGSENFRGLESLDGGRAHKPSRPERILREIVSESISVMSQIVPELPEETIESTKEYLKNLIAKPERKDELMGLQSRLDRRSDLTSETLSKAHKIQLDILVAIKMGLAAYLSSKICLPTSELIDIFLLERCRNINCKRLLPVDDCDCKICSTKKGFCSECMCPVCLKFDCAANTCSWVGCDVCSHWCHATCGIEKNLIRPGPSLNGPSGTTEMLFNCLGCGHTSEMFGFVKDVYMNCAREWGLETLIKELDCVRKIFRGSEDRKGKELHLKAGEMLSKLQSKVLSPLDACGFIFQFFNYADAFPDLTTSTIPSKDLPSQVSLRNDVSAFPSSNIHFGNSSFSCLGSSSGRKDMLPVDLHQNDVKTPLVVENKMIEDEWSVKPLKKDGFDSLESIVLVKEAEARMFQGRADEARSEAESFRRMIRTKFEKLEEEYAEKLAKLCLQETEDRRRKKFEELKILEGSHCDYYQMKMRMQAEIAGLLKRMEATKQEWV, from the exons ATgatgaaagagaaagagaattcAAGTGAGTCAGAGAACAAGAACCAGAATAAGAATATTATTAgtgaggaaaagggaaaaaataatgAGAACCCAGATGTGAAAAACGGATTTTTAGATAAGGGTATTGCTTTTTTGAGAGAATCATCTGAGAAAATTATGAGAAATTTTGAGGGTTCTGGTTCTGTATCGGGTGTTCCTTGTGAGTCTAGAAAGAGTGGAAATTCTGGTGCTCAAGAGCTTACTCTAAGCTATCTTTGTGAGAATGCTAAAGATGGTGGTGCTTCTGGTAAAAATTTGTTTGACAAGATAGGGTGTAATGGAGTTGGTGGTAGTTATAAAGGGAAAGAGATAGTTGTTTCTGAGGATCAAaatgaggaaaataataggTGGGTTGAGAGGGATTTTCTTCGTTTGAATGAGAATAGGGGGATTTCTTGTAAGAGAGAAGTTGAAGAAAATGGGGAAAACGAGGTAGAGATTAGGGAAAAGAAGCCTAGGATGGAAACATTGAATCTGTCTTTAGCTTTGCCTGATGTTTCGCTGTCTTTAGCTGGGTCGAATAGAGTTCAAAACGGGGATCACACCATTCAGAATGGCGATTTCCCTTCTCGCTTGAGGTCTAGTAGGAGTGTGCAGTCGCTTGAACCAGCGAATAACATTACAAGGACTACAACAACTTACTCAAATGATTTTTCGGCAGCCTCGATGTCTTACTCTTACTCCCATCCTTATTCCCACAATCCAAGCTGCTCACTCACGAGGAATTCAACAGAGTATTATGAATACTCCACAGGGAGTCATAGGAGGGACTGTGATCAGATTTGGAATGCTGGAGAAGGGACTAATGGGTCTGTCCATAGCCGGTTTAGGCCTATTGGGGATGGAACTCTGGCATTGTCTAATCCTGGTCCTGGAGGTGTTACACTGGGGAATTGTGTGGTGAATAAGGATACAGGTAATAATAGCATACATAGGGCTACAAGTTCTGAtaatatttcattttttccatcTGAGCTGCCTGCAAGGCCGAGGTTGGATGCTCAATCAGGTGATTCTAGGGGAAGAGGCTCTGAGAATTTTAGAGGTTTGGAGAGTTTGGATGGAGGAAGAGCTCATAAGCCTTCTAGGCCTGAGAGGATACTTCGAGAAATTGTCTCAGAGTCTATTTCTGTCATGTCTCAGATAGTTCCGGAGCTCCCTGAGGAAACTATTGAATCTACAAAAGAGTACTTGAAGAATCTCATAGCAAAACCTGAGAGGAAAGATGAATTGATGGGCCTCCAGAGCAGGCTTGATAGGCGGTCTGATCTGACCAGTGAAACTCTTTCCAAGGCTCACAAAATCCAACTTGACATTTTGGTTGCAATCAAAATGGGTCTTGCAGCCTATTTATCAAGCAAGATTTGCCTTCCTACTTCCGAACTGATCGATATATTCTTGCTTGAGCGGTGTCGAAATATAAATTGCAAGAGGCTATTACCTGTTGATGACTGTGACTGCAAGATTTGCTCAACAAAGAAAGGATTCTGCAGTGAGTGCATGTGTCCTGTTTGTCTCAAATTTGACTGTGCTGCCAACACCTGCAGTTGGGTTGGCTGTGATGTCTGCTCACATTGGTGTCACGCTACTTGCGGCATTGAGAAAAATCTGATAAGGCCAGGTCCTAGCTTGAATGGACCATCTGGGACAACTGAGATGCTGTTTAACTGTCTTGGTTGTGGTCATACTTCAGAGATGTTTGGGTTTGTTAAGGATGTATATATGAATTGTGCAAGGGAATGGGGCCTAGAGACCCTTATAAAAGAGCTTGACTGTGTTAGGAAAATCTTTCGTGGTAGTGAGGATCGAAAAGGCAAGGAGCTCCATCTTAAGGCTGGTGAGATGCTTTCCAAGTTACAGAGCAAGGTGCTGTCGCCTTTAGATGCATGCGGTTTCATCTTTCAGTTCTTCAATT ATGCAGATGCATTCCCAGACCTTACCACTTCGACTATTCCTTCAAAGGATTTGCCTAGTCAGGTTAGCCTTAGGAATGATGTGTCTGCTTTTCCATCATCAAACATTCATTTTGGAAATTCTTCCTTCTCTTGTTTGGGCTCTTCAAGCGGAAGAAAAGATATGTTACCTGTTGATCTTCATCAAAATGATGTGAAAACTCCTCTCGTAGTTGAGAATAAGATGATTGAGGATGAATGGTCTGTGAAGCCATTGAAGAAAGATGGTTTTGACAGTTTGGAAAGCATTGTGCTGGTAAAAGAAGCAGAAGCCAGGATGTTCCAGGGCCGAGCAGATGAGGCACGGAGTGAGGCAGAGAGTTTCAGACGAATGATTAggacgaaatttgaaaaattagaaGAGGAGTATGCTGAGAAGCTTGCTAAACTCTGCTTGCAGGAAACTGAGGACAGGCGGAGGAAAAAGTTCGAGGAGCTCAAAATTTTAGAAGGCTCGCATTGTGATTACTACCAAATGAAGATGAGGATGCAAGCCGAGATTGCTGGCTTGTTGAAGAGAATGGAGGCAACGAAACAAGAATGGGTCTAA